The Ignisphaera sp. genomic sequence GTTGAGATACAAGCAATAGAAATAACCCTTGCACCATCCTCCGAATCATCTTATGAACAAATAAAAATAGATTACATATGTGGTGTTAGCTTCACCCAAGCTATAGCATCTTCAACAGCTGTTGGAGTAGGTATTTCAATGATTGTAGCTGGGGCTTTTATAGAATCTGCAAAAATACCCAGAATAGGCTTTGGCAAAACATCTCAGCTTAAACCCAAGAAAAAGTCTGGAAAGAAGAGATAAGGTGTTTTCTATTGTTAAACTAGTTTTTCTTGGTGTTGGGGGCTGGATTTCAGACCCCCTCCTCGGCTACACATCGTTTGCAGTGTTCAATTCGAGGGGTGACTGGATTCTTGTGGAGGCTGGTGAGGGGGTGTACAGATCCATGAGAGAATGCGGCTTGAGGTTGGATAGCAGTTTCAAGGGGGTTTTGATATCACATAGACATGGGGATCACATCCTTGGTGTTCCAACAATTCTTCAGATGACTAGGCACATGGGCATTGAAAGGATATCTATAGTGTCTATAGATGATGTTGTGAAGGCTCTTGCAGAGCTTCTAGATGCCTCTGGCTCGTGGAGTGTGGCCCACATAGCAAATTTCATTAGGGTAAATTTCA encodes the following:
- a CDS encoding MBL fold metallo-hydrolase, producing the protein MFSIVKLVFLGVGGWISDPLLGYTSFAVFNSRGDWILVEAGEGVYRSMRECGLRLDSSFKGVLISHRHGDHILGVPTILQMTRHMGIERISIVSIDDVVKALAELLDASGSWSVAHIANFIRVNFNERFVLDGFEIELIEAVHSVPTASIKILVDGRCIVYSGDTSYNPKLIEFAKGCDVLVHEVSTYGDEAHRYGHSTYRDAIDVAIRSGVKRLILIHFYQWPQPIKAPIHGDIEILVSQPCQCIEI